The genomic DNA ACAAGTGTAACTTTTGTTGGTCCGATATCAAAAACATTAGACTTTATAACTCACTATAAAACAAATAATTTGAATTTTGGTATTTGCATTGTTCTGGGGGTACTTATTGGTGCTTTTAGTATGTCTAGAATTGATCCAAAGTACAATTTGGGATGTGCATCAAAGATTAAAGTGAATAAATTAAAAAATAGTATGATAGGTGGTGCCTTGATGGGTGTCGGTGGAGTACTTTCAATAGGTTGTACTGTAGGACAGGGATTAACTGGGTTTTCTACATTAGCTTTTGCATCAATAGTAGCTATATCTTCTATATTTGTTTCTGGATCTCTAATGGGTCTATATCTAAACAAGAAAAATAAGTTACCCATGTGCTTTATTTTTGAATGGAACGATGAAAAGAAAAAGTAAAAGATGACTTTTTTGATTATGATATAATTTTTTGTGGAATATTCTAAGACAATAAAGAAGATTAATGAAACACAATACCTATAAAATTATTATTAATGGTACTGTACAAGGCGTAGGATTTCGCCCATTTATTTACCAACTTGCCACACAATTTAGTCTTATGGGTACAGTTTCTAATGATACAAAAGGTGTAGAAATAATCATTAATACTACAGAAAAGATATTACATAATTTTTTACAAAATATAAAAAATGATTTACCCCCATTAGCCTCTATTGATAGTATCCATACAGAAACTATAGAACTTAAAGCATTTAAAGATTTTCAAATTATTTCAACAAATAAAGAGGGTAAAAGAACAGTGCGAATACCTCCAGATGTGAGTATCTGTAAAGAGTGTCAAGCTGAACTATTTGACCCTTCTAACCGCCGCTACGGATATCCGTTTATTACTTGTACAAATTGCGGTGTTCGTTATTCTATTATTAATGATTTGCCCTATGACCGTAAAAATACTTCTATGAAATTTTTCGATATGTGCAATACATGTGAGAAAGAATATACAAACCCACTGGACAGACGCTATCATGCACAGCCAATTGGATGTTGGGATTGTGGACCACAGTTAGCATTATTTGGTAATGCGGGTCAGAATGTTTTCAGTTCAAAAATTATCGATAAAACAGTAGAACTTATCTCTAAAGGAAATATCATTGCTATCAAAGGTGTAGGGGGTTACCATTTGATATGTGATGCGACCAATGATGCTGCTGTGCAGAAGATGCGAGTACGTAAAAGACGACCGTCCAAACCATATGCAGTGATGGTTTCCAATCTTGAAGAAGCAAAAAAAATAGCTGTTATCAATGAACATGAAGAGGAACTACTCATGTCCAAAGAACGTCCAATCGTATTATTGGATACTAAAGAGAAAAGCTATAGTAAACATGTAGCACCAGGCATTTCGAGGATAGGACTCTTTTTACCGTATACTCCTTTGCATGTATTACTGCTTAAAAAACTTAACAGGCCTTTAGTTGCTACTTCTGCCAATATAACCGATGAGCCTATCTGTACAAATATGGAATCACTTAAGAAGTTACAGAGTGTATATGACTATGTACTAGATCATAACCGTGACATAGTCAATGGCTGTGATGATTCTGTGGTGATGGTTGTTGAAGAGCGACAAATAATACTTAGACGAGCAAGAGGATATGCACCTTCGAGCATCAAACTTCCATTTAAACTAGATCAAAACATATTAGCTCTTGGAGCAAACCAAAAAAGTACTGTTGCCATAGGTTTCGACAAAGAAGTCATACTCTCTCCGCATATAGGTGATTTAAACAGTATTGATTCTGTAGGATATTTTAAAAAGAATATACAAACGTTAGCACGTGTTTACGATTTTACGCCGGATATTGTGATGTATGATAAACATCCAAACTATGAATCGACTAAATATGCTTTAGCTAATTATGAAAATACAAGAGGTGTCCAGCATCACTATGCACATATCTTAGGAGTCATGGCAGAAAAGAAAATAACAACTAAAGTATTAGGTGTAGCATTTGATGGAACAGGATATGGAGATGATGGTAAACTCTGGGGTGGTGAATTCTTAGTTTGTGATTATGAAGGATTTGAGAGAGTAGCACATATAAAGTACTTCAAACTATTAGGAGGAGCTAAAGCCATTAAAGAGCCTAAAAGAGTAGCCTTGAGCTTACTATTTGATATATATGGAGAAGATGCTTTAAGTCTGGATATACCAACTATAAAAGCTTTTTCTTCTGAGGAGTTAAAGACATATTTTATTGCATGGGGAAAAGGATTAAATTCCCCATTAAGCTCTTCCGTTGGGAGAATTTTTGATGCTGTGGCATCTTTACTTGGTGTATGTCAGGTGATGAGTTATGAAGGGGAGAGTGGCATCTTGCTTGAAGAGTTGTATGATGATAGGGTAGAAGGATATTATCCTTTTGGATACAATAATGGAAAAATTGACATACTCCCCATCATAAAAACTATGCTCTCAGAGCAACATATTAACATAGCTGTCTCAAAGTTTTTCCATTCCATCGTAGAGATAATTTGTACAATACATAAGCAGCATAATCTACCCCTTATCTTAAGTGGAGGAGTGTTTCAAAATAGGATATTACTTGGCTTAGTTTTACAAAAGATACCTGAAGCTATTATTTCTAATGCTATTCCACCAAATGATGGCGGGATAGCATTAGGACAGATAGTATTTAGTATGCAAAAACAATTAAAAAATAAAGGAAAATAATGAAACATCCCGTAAGAGTAAAACTTGAGGCTGGTGAAAAATATCTTTTTTGTACTTGTGGCAACAGTGATGATGGGGTACTATGTGATGGAAGCCATAAAGGAAGTACATTTGTTCCTAGAGAATTTATTGCTACTAGAACAGCTGAAAGTTATCTTTGTAGATGTAAAAAAAGTTATAATGGGGTATATTGTGATGGAAATCACGCTAAAAGAGAAAGTCTAAAATTAGATTTTTTAGATAGTTGATTGCCACCATACCCTTTAAAGCGGATACTAGAATGGTTTCAAATCTATTTATATTTTATCTTAGAACCATTAGTTATCATTAATGGATATCCGTAGACTAATATCTTATTCTCCCTGTTAATTCATTCCTAATATTTAATCTCAGTACTCATATACAAGTATAAAATTACTATTCTAAGCTTTTTATATTATTTATTTTCTTTTAATTTAAACCCAACAACTTCCCATTACATCGTACTTATATGGTGATTATATATTTTATTCTTATAAAAAAATATGTAAATCAATAGATATACTTGACATTATTATTAAAAGATGATAAACTTCAAAAATAATATATGAATGACTATTCATTCATTAAATTATAAAACTTTATTTAGGAGTCGAAATGAATAATATAGTAGAGAGTAAATATACACTTATTGATGAAAATCAGCTACGTATCGTAGCAACATTAGTGGCACTAACTATGGTAGCTTATGTATTTTTGGGCTATAAAAGTTTATTGATATTATTGATCTATCATTTTTTTATTAGTATATATTTGTCACCTTCACTGAGCCCTCTAGAATTCATAGCAAATAGAATTTCCTTATTATTTAGTTATAACTTGAATAACAAGGAGACGTCAGAAAAAGAGTTTGCTTTGCATCTTGCACTTTTTATCACTTGTGGTTTGATAGTCCTGGAATTATTCGGATACATAAAATTGGAGTCTACTTTAATTTTACTGTTGGTAATTTGGAAAATAGTGGAAGCAAGTACGAAAATATGTTTTGGTTGCAAACTTTATCAGTACATAAAGAAAAATGGTATTGAAATAATTTCATTGTAAATATTAAGAATAAAGAATAAAAAATGAAAGAAAAGGCATATAGATCAATAATAAAAACGATTTCTTGGAGAACAATAGGAACACTTGACACTGTAGTCATATCATATTTGATAACTAGTAATTTCAAAATGGCTGCATCAATTGGTTCGATTGAACTTTTTAGCAAAATGATTTTATATTATTTTCATGAGAGAGGTTGGAATAAAGTTAGTTTAGGAAGGCATCAGTCGAGTAAAGATGATCAGAGTATATAAGTAGGAGAAAAAATGGAAACAAAAATAATAATAGAAAGTTTAAATAGAAACTTTAAAGGTAAGTCACCTTCTGAAAAATTAGAATATTTTTTGGATAACTACCAAGGTAAAATTGGACTTTCTTCAAGTTTTGGTGCTGAAGATCAGGCTTTAACAGATATGGTCTTAAAAATTGATAAAGATGTACGTATTTTTACACTTGATACCGGACGATTACATCCTGAAACCTATGATGTTATGGATGCAACAAATTTAAAATACAACAGGAAAATAGAGGTTTATTTTCCTGATACATTACGTATTCAAGAACTTTATAAAACACAAGGTGTAAATGGCCATTATGAAAGTATGGAAAATAGAAAAAAT from Sulfurovum xiamenensis includes the following:
- the hypF gene encoding carbamoyltransferase HypF, whose product is MKHNTYKIIINGTVQGVGFRPFIYQLATQFSLMGTVSNDTKGVEIIINTTEKILHNFLQNIKNDLPPLASIDSIHTETIELKAFKDFQIISTNKEGKRTVRIPPDVSICKECQAELFDPSNRRYGYPFITCTNCGVRYSIINDLPYDRKNTSMKFFDMCNTCEKEYTNPLDRRYHAQPIGCWDCGPQLALFGNAGQNVFSSKIIDKTVELISKGNIIAIKGVGGYHLICDATNDAAVQKMRVRKRRPSKPYAVMVSNLEEAKKIAVINEHEEELLMSKERPIVLLDTKEKSYSKHVAPGISRIGLFLPYTPLHVLLLKKLNRPLVATSANITDEPICTNMESLKKLQSVYDYVLDHNRDIVNGCDDSVVMVVEERQIILRRARGYAPSSIKLPFKLDQNILALGANQKSTVAIGFDKEVILSPHIGDLNSIDSVGYFKKNIQTLARVYDFTPDIVMYDKHPNYESTKYALANYENTRGVQHHYAHILGVMAEKKITTKVLGVAFDGTGYGDDGKLWGGEFLVCDYEGFERVAHIKYFKLLGGAKAIKEPKRVALSLLFDIYGEDALSLDIPTIKAFSSEELKTYFIAWGKGLNSPLSSSVGRIFDAVASLLGVCQVMSYEGESGILLEELYDDRVEGYYPFGYNNGKIDILPIIKTMLSEQHINIAVSKFFHSIVEIICTIHKQHNLPLILSGGVFQNRILLGLVLQKIPEAIISNAIPPNDGGIALGQIVFSMQKQLKNKGK
- a CDS encoding CDGSH iron-sulfur domain-containing protein, which translates into the protein MKHPVRVKLEAGEKYLFCTCGNSDDGVLCDGSHKGSTFVPREFIATRTAESYLCRCKKSYNGVYCDGNHAKRESLKLDFLDS
- a CDS encoding DUF4395 family protein; protein product: MNNIVESKYTLIDENQLRIVATLVALTMVAYVFLGYKSLLILLIYHFFISIYLSPSLSPLEFIANRISLLFSYNLNNKETSEKEFALHLALFITCGLIVLELFGYIKLESTLILLLVIWKIVEASTKICFGCKLYQYIKKNGIEIISL
- a CDS encoding DUF2061 domain-containing protein, whose translation is MKEKAYRSIIKTISWRTIGTLDTVVISYLITSNFKMAASIGSIELFSKMILYYFHERGWNKVSLGRHQSSKDDQSI
- a CDS encoding phosphoadenylyl-sulfate reductase, yielding METKIIIESLNRNFKGKSPSEKLEYFLDNYQGKIGLSSSFGAEDQALTDMVLKIDKDVRIFTLDTGRLHPETYDVMDATNLKYNRKIEVYFPDTLRIQELYKTQGVNGHYESMENRKNCCFVRKIEPLQRALKGLDVWITGLRADQSVTRTEMPFVEYDDNFKVIKVNPLIDWSEDDVWNYIKENQVPYNKLHDQGFPSIGCAPCTRAVKEGEDVRAGRWWWEDPEHKECGLHKK